GCCACAAGAGATCAGCCAAATCTTCAGTGATATcatttttataagaaaaatgaTGAATGTAATCTTTTTTATTTGATACatctaatattataattaaggatatattttttcaaacattaaatgtTCTATAAATAGAGAATAGTTGTATAGGAATATTAAATTAGAATTGATTAAAAGGATACATCCTGTCACATTTTCTTTAAGATATTCAAAATCCCACCGTATCCTAGTTAATTCTctgtataatatatattttcttcTGCAATATATATAAGTAAAATGTTAGAAAATATATATGATACATAAACATAATATAAATCTAAAGAAATCTGTTAGTAAATCATAATGGGACAACCTTCCATTTTCCAACAATTCCTGGTCTTGCAAATTATCTCTACAGATTTTAAGTTTATTTCTCTGTAACTCTAATGATTGATTTTCttctaaaaatttatttcgttcTGCTTCTAACTTAACCTGTAgaaatattgtattttattcACTCCGGTATATATAATGTAAGCATAAAATCACAATGAACATATAGAAattattactatgtggtccaaatgcTTTGACAATTCACGATCTTTGTACTCTAATGTTTGTTTTTCAGATTGCAGATTCTCCTTCATAGAAGTTATTTTtgatacaagtttttcaatcttTGCTTCATCTTCTGAAAAAAGAAAACCCCATTGTTACTAAATTAAAAGTGAAAACACAGGAAACAATATCGTAATTACCATTACAAAGATGATCTTGTTCGTTTTTAATATGATCTATTAACTTAGTTTTCGTTTGCAATAATTCCTTCATTTGTGAATCTGTAATTTTCATATGCTTGTTCTTAAATGTCATTATATCATCCATTATGCTTGCGCTACTAGACATTTGTGATAATTCGTAATTGATTTGTCAAAACAATATAATTCGGTAAACACAATCCAGACACGCTTAAGTTTAACGCACAAATTTAAATTGTCACTACGTTTACCAGATGGCAGGTCGATACTACGAAGTGTGCATACCCCGCGTAAATTACGAATTCCGCGCAAGCGCAGTCCTGTTGCTACCCGAGCGTCCATTTTGTAACAAAGAAACGTAGAGTGTTGCTAGGGCTACACAATGTACGGAGCGTCTATATTCTGTTGCGCCAAGAATACGTTGCTTTTAGTTATCCTACTCCGTGAATATCGTAATAAATGAATATCTTCGTACGACGTGTGTGCCTAATTCAACAGTTTCCCGAATCATGATAGAAGAATAAAGTAGTAATGGAGCTATGTGTAGAACGCACGAAGCCGGCTAATGCAACCAACTCACAGAGGTGTCTACAGAGATGTCCTCCATTTCTATAACTACGGTAGATGCGGTACACGATGGATTTGCAGAGGCAAATCGCAAAATAGACCGTGATGGTCGGAAAGCCTTACAGCAAAAATAAGTGAACGACCTCGCCCTGTATGGCGTCCACGTCCAAGGTCAAAGTCAAGAAATCGAGCCCGATCTGCTAAcgcatcatttagaggaagtaacccCTATTTTTGCAACGTTGAATTTGACCAGAGCTTATCAAGTTCCTGTAGCACTAGAAGACAAAGTCAAGACTGCCGTGAGTACACCTTTTGGTCTCTTTGAATTTaaggcaataatttttggtttatATACAGCCCAATCGTTCCAGCGATTCATGGATGTAATATTACGTGCTTAGATTTCGTTTTTTGCTACATAGACGACGTTTTGACATAAGTATTTCAGAGACTTAGAAACTATGGTTCTATTAGTGTAGCCAAATATGTTTTTGGTGAGACCACAGTGCATTATCTGGGGTAAGTTATTAACAAGGatggatccagaccagtggcttTGTTTATACTTCTTTGTAAGATGATGGAAGGGTAGGGAGGCATAAAGTCAAAGTTAACAGTTAAGATTGTTAGGTCTACAGAAGAAGTATTCAGGTTGGTTCTACCTCTTTGTCATTCTTGGATCTTCGCTGGATTGGTAGCCTTGGTGTCAACCTCATTGTTGCAATGGTGTCTAATAGTCATAtttaatgattttatattttaaggTTTTGGTCAGGTTTTTTCAGCTTCATCCCACTGTGTAAGCTTCCAAAGTCATCCTTTGAAGATTATCGTGTTAAGAACGAGTTGGAGTTGAAATTCTTCCACGGTTGTGTCATATGTCgtaatgaaattaattaaaactgtttgtgaaatttatttattcctcTTGAAAAGTGATTGTTAGTTGTGGTGGGTTAGTTATGATGGAAAGTTATTTTAGaaccattaaaaaataatagggATAAAAAATAAATGCTTTTATCAAATAGTtatattgttttattacatGCTATTTACCAGACTTTTAAAATGTTGATtataatagtataaatataaaatgttaATTATACTATGAAGATGTATGTTGACAAGAATAATATGAAAACACGATATACTTATAAAaccttataaataaataatgagaAACATTTTACTAACTCTAAATATACAAAATGTACCGTTTTTGAAGTATGATGCGTCAACAAAATTTTCTAAATCTAAATTATTGTAACATTTTATTATATatgatattataaatattttagaactaACAAAATTTGATCCATATACGTATTACGTTTTTTGGGATAACGTTTGCAATTGTtacgtattaaaaattattgagcACTTATTTGGAatcgtaaaattattaattatcacAATTACTTTATCAAGCATGCTAGTAGTAAAAGAAAAGTATATTCTTATACTAGAAATTGTCACGTCAAAAATTTTCACCAAATACATTCAGCAATTATTCCTCCAAATCTAGGCACTTGCGTgatttcattttataatatttatattctttaaAATCAACAATCATTGAGAACATGTACATTCATCGATATTGTCGGAGCAATTAATATATTTGAGCTTCGATTACGTTCTCTACCGTCTTGAGCGTTATTTGAATCGGATGTTGAATCATTACTATTATTGTTACTATCTTCTTCGGTCGCATTAGATGAAGAGGGGTTGTTCGCCTGAACGACATTTGCATTGTTATTCATTCGTTCTACCCCAAATTCTGATATGTTATTATTTACTACCGTGAGTGGTAATTGTCTATAAAAAAAAGATTGTATAATCACTACATATCTGCTTATCcaataatgaatataaatatgtaaaatTAATGAAGTGCAAATAAGTGCAAAAGTGTTAATCATTTACTTACTGCAGAGCCCAGGTATTGGTATTATTATCGATTGATAGATCCCTGCTAGAATTGGATTGGTCCAATGCATTTTCATTATCGTTATTCAAATTGTTTTCATAGTTTGGGTTAGTACAAACCCAACTAGGTGCTTTAAAAGTAGCAGCACACACTAGTTTGTtcttattttttacatttttattgttattaaacGGTGTGCCATCTCCGCAATCAATGAACGGTCCTGtaaaattcattaaaatataaaaaaaaccaTGTTAAGCATTACGTTGGTGCTGTTGATGTAGTATACATAATTCTATGCAAATTATTACCGCGTTTTGAACCGCCGTAGTTAATTCAACGTTCAAGTAGGTAGGTATAGTATACTGTAATAAAATAATCG
The sequence above is a segment of the Colletes latitarsis isolate SP2378_abdomen chromosome 6, iyColLati1, whole genome shotgun sequence genome. Coding sequences within it:
- the LOC143342683 gene encoding uncharacterized protein LOC143342683 produces the protein MSSSASIMDDIMTFKNKHMKITDSQMKELLQTKTKLIDHIKNEQDHLCNEDEAKIEKLVSKITSMKENLQSEKQTLEYKDRELSKHLDHIVKLEAERNKFLEENQSLELQRNKLKICRDNLQDQELLENGRRKYILYRELTRIRWDFEYLKENVTGYVSNKKDYIHHFSYKNDITEDLADLLWQEIYKSTIPKETKDVHNEENIQNKST
- the LOC143342682 gene encoding uncharacterized protein LOC143342682; amino-acid sequence: MATTAEGRFCHDDTQCSSEQYCYNVSERCVDYTQCSRYNRQENKRRSRHPSQCGQCLPGYAAEELGTGEMALLCRKTDTRENIFEPGGLITLAISCAIIGAIVFAIIVIVLFVRRRGSRRLNNNNIEESSDLCAVEPSAPPMERPFIDCGDGTPFNNNKNVKNKNKLVCAATFKAPSWVCTNPNYENNLNNDNENALDQSNSSRDLSIDNNTNTWALQQLPLTVVNNNISEFGVERMNNNANVVQANNPSSSNATEEDSNNNSNDSTSDSNNAQDGRERNRSSNILIAPTISMNVHVLNDC